A region from the Triticum aestivum cultivar Chinese Spring chromosome 3D, IWGSC CS RefSeq v2.1, whole genome shotgun sequence genome encodes:
- the LOC123080752 gene encoding uncharacterized protein has protein sequence MIRDMRGLLEIVLEGLRMVPPLPHSEKAILIRIYERVKEFIELCSRARINGIVWSALPGRARPSLTTSMDHETGTRQDSVLLRVPASTPLQRSQFGGSQPERQFGSGAMEVDNPSPDTSPGRGPTGQCSYDQGQGSDGDESTDEEECDGLD, from the exons ATG ATTAGAGACATGCGGGGGCTCCTTGAGATTGTGTTGGAAGGCCTTCGGATGGTACCCCCTCTACCACATAGCGAAAAGGCAATATTAATACGAATTTATGAACGTGTCAAGGAGTTTATTGAGCTCTGCAGTCGCGCTCGAATTAATGGCATTGTATGGTCGGCACTACCAGGCAGGGCGCGTCCAAGCCTCACCACTTCAATGGATCATGAG ACCGGGACGCGCCAGGACTCAGTGCTATTGCGTGTGCCAGCCAGCACTCCCTTGCAGCGCTCTCAGTTCGGCGGTTCACAGCCAGAACGTCAG TTCGGCTCCGGAGCGATGGAGGTAGACAATCCATCCCCCGATACCAGCCCTGGTAGAGGACCTACAGGGCAATGCTCGTACGATCAAGGCCAGGGTTCTGACGGCGATGAATCCACAGAT GAAGAAGAGTGTGATGGCCTTGATTAA